Proteins from a single region of Candidatus Latescibacter sp.:
- a CDS encoding VanZ family protein, which yields MDFHRIKLFFIFQGPALLYAIVIFSLSSFPGYKLPSLPFDYGDKLVHFLEFGLFGIFLYRAFRFPQPSFQPLRLTIAFGLLYAASDEIHQLFVQGRFCDFFDFATDSVGLIVFAFISSRLNPAPPDDSEIFILNRDR from the coding sequence ATGGATTTTCATCGAATCAAACTCTTTTTCATCTTTCAGGGGCCAGCGCTCCTTTACGCAATTGTTATTTTTTCCCTTTCCTCGTTTCCGGGATACAAACTTCCCTCTCTTCCTTTCGATTATGGGGACAAACTGGTCCACTTTCTCGAATTCGGGCTGTTCGGCATCTTCCTTTACCGCGCTTTCCGGTTTCCTCAGCCCTCATTTCAACCTCTCCGCCTGACCATCGCGTTCGGGTTACTTTACGCCGCTTCGGACGAAATTCACCAGCTCTTTGTTCAGGGAAGATTCTGCGATTTCTTTGACTTTGCAACCGACAGTGTCGGATTGATAGTCTTCGCGTTCATCTCCTCCCGCCTGAACCCGGCCCCCCCGGACGATTCCGAGATATTCATCCTGAACCGGGATCGGTGA